The Corynebacterium felinum DNA segment GCACTGCATGGTCGATGATGCTGAACAACGGGGTTTGCCACAGAATTTTTACCGCACGAGTAAATGTTTCCCACAGGCTGAGTACTTCACCTTGTTTGGCAAGTTCCGGCACGGGGAGAAGGGCAGGATACACGCTGTGGTCGAGGCCGATGATATCGACATCTTTCAGTAACGACTCGCCAGGGTGCAGCTGTGCATAGCGGGCTTCTGCGTGCTTGAGCATTCCCCGAATATTCTCGCCTTCAAATCCATTGGAGCCAAAGGATGCGGGCGCTTGCTCAGAATAGCGGGTGGGGATCAGATTACTGTTTTGTTCACTGCCACGTGCGGCCACAATCGTGACCTTCGGGCACTGGGAAGCAGCTTCGTGGGCAAGTGTGGGGTGTGCGATTGATGCAGCGATGCTTACGGTGAGTGCAATGGTAGAGAAGAGGCGAAGTGTCATGGTTAGTGTTCAAGGGCTTGGGTGGAAAATGGATCAACATATAAGCAGGAGAATACCTCAGGTAATAGTAAAAAACTGATGAGCAATTACTCAACAAATCCTCACCAGTGGTGTGGTGTGTCGAGTGTTATCCTCCCCCAATTCACCCCTAGAAGATTTTTGACAGAAAAACCCTCACAGTGCACGCAGGCCGGTACTGCCTAGATACCAGAATTCACTAGGTGCACTGTGAGGGGAACAAGAACTACGAATGTGGCTAAGGCTCATTCTCAGCTGTGTCATGCAGCGTAGGAAGTGTGGCTAGTGTTTCAGTTTCCACGCCCCGAATCTGCCACCACGAACACATAAGGGTATGAATATCTGCCTCTTCTTCCGGTTCGATCACTGCGCAGGCGTACTTCTCGTTGAACGCTGCGAGTTGATCGTAGAACCCGCGGGTGTTGGCGATTACCGCTTCACTATCAGCGTAGGAGGAAAAACTCTCGATGGTGTCAATTTGCCCCAGCAGCAAAGACTCGAGTTCTGGAAGCGCGTGCTCATCGAAAGGAGCGTCCCAAAATGCGCGCTCCGACTCTCGCAGATATGCGCCTGTGGCAAATGTGTGCAGGTCAACGATGAATTCTTTCACCGCTTCACGGCACGTATCGAAAGCGCTCACAATTTCACCCCCAGCAGCGCATCAATTGCGCGTGCTACGAGTGCACCAGCCTGAGTAAAGGACTCCGACGGATTATGCAAAAGCTCAGATTCTTCACCGAAATCACTAGTGTGGCTACTTGCTTGCGCCCACTGGTCTATGGCATTGAGTGCAGCTGGGGTGTCCAGATCATTTGCAAGCAACGTCCGAACTCGTTGCACCAGCTCGGCGGCTGCATTCTTGTTCGTTGCTACCTGTGCTGCATGGCGCCAGTTGTCGAGTCGGGATTCGGCCTGCGCCAACACTTCATCAGACCAGTCGCGGGACTTACGGTAGTGTCCGGCGTAGACACCGAGGCGGATTGCCGAAGGGTCGTGGCCTTGTTCGGTGAGCTTGGAGACGAATACGAGGTTGCCGAGAGATTTCGACATTTTCACTCCATTAAGGCTGATCATTCCCGTGTGTACGTAGTGCCCTGCCATGCGTGAGTGTCCGTGCGCTGCTTCGGCGTGTGCTGCGGAGAACTCGTGGTGTGGGAAGATGAGGTCAGAGCCGCCACCTTGGATCGCAAAATGTGGCCCAAGCCTGCGTGTGGCAATAGCGGAGCATTCTACGTGCCAGCCGGGGCGCCCTGCGCCGAAAGGTGCTTCCCAGAATGGTTCACCTTCCCGGCGCGCCCGCCAGATGAGTGCGTCGAGTGGGTCGCGTTTGCCTTCGCGTTCGGGGTCGCCGCCTCGTTCGGCGAAGAATTGTTCCATGAGGGTGCGGGAGTAGTTTGATTCGTAGCCGAATTGTGGGGTTGCGGTGATGGAGGCGTAGATGTCGGGGTGTTGTGGGTCGTCGACGATGTAGGCTGCGCCGTTGTTGAGCAGTGTGGTGACCATGTCGATGACTTCGTCGATGGTTTCCATGGCGCCCATGTAGTGTTCGGGTGGGATGACGGACAGTGCTTCCATGTCGGAGCGGAAGAGGTTGATTTGGCTGGTTCCGAGTTCGCGCCAGTCGACGCCGTCGCGTTCGGCGCGTTCGAAGAGTGGGTCGTCGACGTCTGTGATGTTTTGGACGTAGGTGACGGTTACTCCTTGGTCTTTGAGGATGCGCCCGATGAGGTCGAAGGTGAGGTAGGT contains these protein-coding regions:
- the mshC gene encoding cysteine--1-D-myo-inosityl 2-amino-2-deoxy-alpha-D-glucopyranoside ligase, which translates into the protein MHSWPQPEIPTLEGDAIALSLYDTADGVVKPVEITNNTAGMYVCGITPYDSTHLGHAATYLTFDLIGRILKDQGVTVTYVQNITDVDDPLFERAERDGVDWRELGTSQINLFRSDMEALSVIPPEHYMGAMETIDEVIDMVTTLLNNGAAYIVDDPQHPDIYASITATPQFGYESNYSRTLMEQFFAERGGDPEREGKRDPLDALIWRARREGEPFWEAPFGAGRPGWHVECSAIATRRLGPHFAIQGGGSDLIFPHHEFSAAHAEAAHGHSRMAGHYVHTGMISLNGVKMSKSLGNLVFVSKLTEQGHDPSAIRLGVYAGHYRKSRDWSDEVLAQAESRLDNWRHAAQVATNKNAAAELVQRVRTLLANDLDTPAALNAIDQWAQASSHTSDFGEESELLHNPSESFTQAGALVARAIDALLGVKL